One stretch of Miscanthus floridulus cultivar M001 chromosome 18, ASM1932011v1, whole genome shotgun sequence DNA includes these proteins:
- the LOC136523385 gene encoding uncharacterized protein yields the protein MAQLPSSLPANDEFVGMIAYLEESVRDLLTSDLELNFGSASSEGSHHPSRECFMAETPERHAKSAHEVAGLTRDDDDDDEGAEALPDVREEQGTYARPGNPWDLKNCRQKSRETLREYIRRFSRQCNELPDIADTDVIGAFLSGTTCESLVHKLGRKGPRTTKELLDIATGHASGEEAVGAIFDRSKGKAKRNDDAGEGASNRPRKKKNKQWREGSLVAAADRKGGRKPARAPRSLERLLEGPCPNHAYTVKHAYKDCGLMKKFLSGGSKKGDGKKKPVPLEDDVDEKQDAFPEETGCLMIFGGPTVYDSKRQQKLTRCEVYAAEPATPAFLWWLRSPITFDRSNYPDSVMHPGRYPLIVDPIIDKKHLSKVLMDGGSGLNIMNVEMLDAMGIDRSRIRPTGAPFHSVVPWKQARPLGQIDLPMTFGDKSNFGTETLTFEVVSFHKTYHAILGRPCYVKFMAVPNYTYLKLKMPSPHGVITIGTFFQRTYECD from the exons ATGGCGCAGCTTCCCAGCTCGCTACCCGCGAACGATGAGTTCGTGGGCATGATCGCCTACCTCGAGGAATCGGTCCGCGATCTCCTCACGAGTGATTTAGAGTTGAACTTTGGCTCCGCTTCCAGtgaggggagccatcacccttcgcgggaatgcttcatggcggagACCCCCGAAAGGCACGCCAAAAGCGCCCACGAGGTGGCTGGTTTGACgcgcgacgatgacgacgacgacgaaggcgCGGAAGCCTTGCCCGATGTACGGGAGGAGCAG ggcacctaCGCACGCCcaggaaacccatgggacctcaagaactgtcggCAGAAGTCTAGAGAGACTCTTCGCGAGTATATCCgacgcttctcccgacagtgcaacgagctgcctgaCATCGCCGACACCGACGTCATCGGggctttcctgtctgggaccacctgcgagtccctggtccacaagttggGTCGCAAAGGCCCGAGGACCACTaaggaactcctcgacatcgccaccggtcatgcctcgggcgaagaggcggtcgGGGCAATCTTTGACCGctctaagggcaaggcaaagcggaaTGACGATGCCGGTGAAGGCGCTTCCAACCGTCCccgcaagaagaagaacaagcaatggcgcgagggctcgctcgttGCCGCTGCCGACCGTAAGGGGGGACGCAAGCCGGCGAGGGCACCCCGATCACTCGAGAggctgctcgaggggccatgcccgaaccacgcctacACCGTCAAGCACGCCTACAAGGACTGCGGGCTCATGAAGAAGTTCCTCTCCGGGGGCTCCAAGAAAGGTGACGGGAAGAAGAAGCCTGTCCCCCTAGAGGACGATGTAGATGAAAAGCAGGACGCTTTCCCAGAGGAGaccggctgcctcatgatctttggcgggccaaCGGTGtacgactccaagcgccagcaGAAGCTCACACGCTGTGAGGTGTACGCGGCCGAGCCGGCCACCCCCGCTTTCCTCTGGTGGTTGAGGTCCCCCATCACCTTCGACCGCTCCAACTACCCGGATAGCGTTATGCATCCGGGCCGATACCCACTCATCGTGGACCCGATCATCGACAAAAAGCATCTTagcaaggtgctgatggatggaggaagcggcctcaacatcatgaacGTCGagatgctcgacgccatgggcatcgaccgatcacgcATTCGACCGACCGGAGCACCCTTCCACAGCGTCGTGCCGTGGAAACAGGCCAGGCCTCTCGgtcagatcgacctgcccatgaCCTTTGGGGATAAGTCCAACTTTGGAactgaaaccctcaccttcgaggtggtcagtTTCCACaagacctaccatgccatcctaggacgtccatgctacgtgaagtttatggccgtccccaattacacgtaccttaagctaaagatgccgagCCCGCACggagtcatcaccatcggcactttCTTCCAGCGCACCTACGAGTGCGACTAG